GCCAAGCACAACAATATTGTCCTCGGCCTTGAAATCAGGGCGGCCAATTGTGGCGTTATCCGGTGTGAAGTTGAAAACAATTTCCCCGTTCAGGTAATATGACATGGTCTCATTATAGCGGATTTCCACTGAATTGTCAGCCTTTAGTGGTGTTAAGTTAAGGCTTTTCCACTCTGATACAATGCTGCCATTTGACTTATACACAGCCTCGATTGAAGGATCGCCAGGATAGATCACAAATGCATATTTCAGGGTGCCATTATCATGGAAATAAGTTGAAAAATTTCCAGACTGGAGGACCTCCTTGAACCTGTAGGTGATTGTATAGTAAGGCCAGTCTATGTCTGCATAATCAGATGATTCCGTGATAAATGCTTTTGGGATTTGCGCCTGTTCCGGCTCAATATCATAAGGCCCTGCAAATAGGTACTCGAATGTCGACTTGTTTCCCTGCACCCACTGCAGCATTGCCTTTTGCCTTTGCCGTGCCACGCACTTATAGATGCCTTCTGTCACATCATAAAGCTTGTAAAATTCAATTTTGGCGTCCACATCCAATGTTGTGGGATTTTGGCCGGCATTCCTCACCACAAAGGTTACATTGTAGTCCTGCCCAAGATAAACATCTCCCGGCAGGCTGTCAGGCTCCGGAAAATATATTTCAGTAAAATCCACGGCTATATTTTTCACAAAGAAAAAATGGAATACAAGGGAGACTAGGATCGCTATTATGGCTAATGTTAGCAAAAGCCTGAAATTCAATATGTCGCTGAGGTCATTGTCCGGCATGGTCGATTGAAAGCATAGGGTGTATAAAAAATCTCGCAAATCGCCCGCATAATGCTTGAATGTTTCTTAGCAGGGCGGCCATGCCTGCTCACCAGAAATGCCACAGCCCAAAATATATTACCATGGCTCCAAGAATCAAATTCGCGACTGCATGAGCAACTACAACTGAGTTCATGTCCTTTTTGCGGTACCAGAGCCAGTTTAATAGCAGGCCGGTAATCAGCCCTGCCAGCCACTCTGTGTGTGACAATCCAAAAAACAAGGTTGTGATTATGAATGGCCAAAGGGTATAAGTGCCCTGCGGCACAGCAAGCCAGTTTTGCGAGGCAAGGTACCTGTGAAGGAAAAATCTCGTAAAGAATTCTTCAACAAGCGGTGCGATAAGAAGCCCGATAATAAGCTTCAGGATGGATTCCGCCATGGAATATGGAGAAATATCCGCTGTGCTAAATGAAGGGTAAAAGGAATCGAGGCCAACCCATAACAATCCAATAACAACCCCGATTGCGACTGACAGTGAGTCCCACTTTAATTTGAAGCTAAACCATTCCCGCTTCCACCAGATAAGGCAGCCTACCACTAGCAATTTTGCAAGCAATTGTACCATCCTGGATTCCGTAAATAGCACAGCCAGTGGGCTGATCAGGAGGTATGCCATCAATATCATGAAGAATACAAGTGCGCCCTCTTTGTCACGTTTGGTCAGAGAGTCCATTCAAGCCTCCAGAGGCCCATGATTTAATAAGTTTATGAATTTTCAGTTGATGGTGCTTAGCAGAAAAGTTTACGTTTTGCCATCAATTCTGCGAGCATCTGGAAATAAGGCAGGCAGCAGTTTTCGGAGTGCGGTCACTCGCTCTGCTCGTTCGGCACTTAAGCGATTCCAAAAATCGTTAAGTTCCATAGAGAAAACTGCCATTATGAATAAAATGCTTATGCGAGCCGATGGCAAAACCTGAGCCTTCAGGCGAAGTTTTCTGCTAAGCTTTAAGGGAGGAATTGTCCTTGTCGGCAGTAAAGCCTATTTGTATTCTTTATAGAAATATTCCACGGTTTTCTTCAATCCCTGCCTGAAAGTAACCATTGGTTTCCAGCCAAGCTGTTTTTTGGCACGCGCATTGCTTAAGTAAATTTGCCTGACCTCGCCTTTCCTGCCCGGAATGTGCTTTGCCATGATCTTTGACCCCATAATGTCCTTTAGCGTCAGGAATAATTCATTGATTGAGATTTCCTTCTGCGTGCCGATATTGAATATCCTGTCTTTTGCCTTTCTTTCAATGGCCAAGAGTGACGCCCTTGCAACATCCTCAACAAAGATAAAATCCCGCCCCTGCCTTCCATCGCCAGTAATGAATGGCCTGCTTCCCTTCATAATGCTGAGGATGAAATTCGGCACTGCCCTTTTGCATTTTGGGTCATCCCTCGGGCCATAGACATTCGAGAATCTTAGGACGGTATAATCCAGCTTGTAATTCTGGTGGTATAGATAAAGATAATATTCCAGCGCCCTTTTGCTTGCGCCATACCCGCAGATTGGATTCACCGGATGATTTTCGTCAGCAGGCAGATATTCCGGCTCCCCATAAAGCGCCCCGCCTGTCGACAGGTACACAAATTTCTTAACGCGGTATTTCCTGCTGAGGTCTATGGCATTTATCCCGCCGATGATGTTGGTTTTTGCATCCTCCTGGGGATTCATCATGGAATAAATAACCTGCACCTGGGCAGCCGCATGCACCACGACATTGGGCCTTTCCTTCCTGAAAACCTTTTCCAATTGCACAAGATTTGTTATATCGGCTTTGTAGAATTTTGCCCTCTTGTCGACATTTTTCAATTGCCCTGCCGAGAGATTGTCTACTACAGCAACGCCAAATCCTTTTTTAACCAGCAGGTCCACAACATGGCTCGCAATAAAGCCTGCTCCGCCGGTCACCAGCACTTTCTTCTTTCCTGCCATGCTGCCTTAGGGAGTTAGGGATTATATAAATTTTCTGAAATTGCTGGTTCTGCAGAAAATGTTGTCAGCATCAATATGCGTAGGCCTGTCAAGATTTTGAAGCACAACTGGCAGGGGGATGTCCCTGAGCTGGCCTCAGCTCGCACGGAAGCTAGGGAGACATTCCTTCGGAAGTCTCCCGAACTGCATTTTAATAAGCATGGAGTTTAGGGGATTGAGTGAAGCGAAAATCCCCTCAAGACTAATTTCGTTGTCAAGGGGCGAAACCATTGCGGGGACGTCAGTTTATTCCTAACTCATAAACGGCCGAAGCCGATGCTGACCGAGGCAAAGCCGAGATTTTCTACAGAGCCGAAATTGCTATCTGAGCTCACGGCAATATCGATTTAATACTTATAAAAATACTTATTTTATTATTAATAAAAATAATAATAAAAATATATAGAAAAGTTTATATATAAATTAATAAATTAATATACAAAAATATAAGTATTATATATTAATGTCCAAATTATGCAGCAAGGCATAGCAGCCCTTGCCTGTAACGCAGAAGCGATGTGGACTGACAATGGTTGAGTTTAGGCGCAAAATCTATCGCAGAGGGTCCAGTTACGAGACTACGATCCCAATGCCACTTCTTTTCACTCTTGATTCGCGGAAAAAATACAATGTGATTTTCAGGCACGATAACGAGACAGGAAGATGGTACCTGGAATTTGAGGAGCGGCCCGGGAATGAGCGGTCAAATAAGAAGAGGAAGAAGTGAGGTGACAAGATGGCCATAAGTCTGAAGGAAGCAGTTGAGGCAATGGATTACGACGAGCTGATGAAGATTAAGATGGATTTGGAAAGCGGCGGCTTCAATGTTAAGCGCATGGTAATCCAGAAAGCCAGGGAAAAGGAAAGAAGGCATGAAGCCAAGTGCGCAGTCTGCTCAAACGAAATCAATGCCTACAGCAGCAATAATTACACCCTTATTTTCGGCCCCGAGGATTTCAGGAGAAAGGCATCTTTCTGCGGCATTGACTGCACGGAATACTTCATGGCCGACCTTAGGGACCTGAAAGGAATGAAAAAAAAGGAGGCTCCTGCCAGCAAGGCCGAGAATTTTGACCATAAGGTGTAAAGGTGGATATAGCAGCTGTGATTGCGAGGAAAAGAGATGCTTGACAAAAAATCCCTGAAATATATCGTA
This genomic stretch from Candidatus Woesearchaeota archaeon harbors:
- a CDS encoding NAD-dependent epimerase/dehydratase family protein, which gives rise to MAGKKKVLVTGGAGFIASHVVDLLVKKGFGVAVVDNLSAGQLKNVDKRAKFYKADITNLVQLEKVFRKERPNVVVHAAAQVQVIYSMMNPQEDAKTNIIGGINAIDLSRKYRVKKFVYLSTGGALYGEPEYLPADENHPVNPICGYGASKRALEYYLYLYHQNYKLDYTVLRFSNVYGPRDDPKCKRAVPNFILSIMKGSRPFITGDGRQGRDFIFVEDVARASLLAIERKAKDRIFNIGTQKEISINELFLTLKDIMGSKIMAKHIPGRKGEVRQIYLSNARAKKQLGWKPMVTFRQGLKKTVEYFYKEYK
- a CDS encoding CAAX prenyl protease-related protein, which gives rise to MDSLTKRDKEGALVFFMILMAYLLISPLAVLFTESRMVQLLAKLLVVGCLIWWKREWFSFKLKWDSLSVAIGVVIGLLWVGLDSFYPSFSTADISPYSMAESILKLIIGLLIAPLVEEFFTRFFLHRYLASQNWLAVPQGTYTLWPFIITTLFFGLSHTEWLAGLITGLLLNWLWYRKKDMNSVVVAHAVANLILGAMVIYFGLWHFW